Proteins co-encoded in one Rudaeicoccus suwonensis genomic window:
- a CDS encoding DinB family protein, which produces MTTATFAPDDRRDPALRAGEAETLLGFLNYHRDTLRMKIGGLTAEQLATTLAPSDMTLGGMLKHLALVEDNWLVVVFAGQPDPEPWASAGDDDPDWEWHSAHLDSPTELRELYDASVARADTVISAALAGGGLAAESQRPSRHTGERFSLRWILLHLVEEYARHNGHADLIRQSIDGQVGE; this is translated from the coding sequence ATGACGACTGCCACGTTCGCACCGGACGACCGCCGTGACCCGGCACTGCGCGCCGGGGAGGCCGAGACGCTCCTCGGCTTTCTGAACTATCACCGGGACACCTTGCGGATGAAGATTGGTGGACTCACCGCCGAGCAGCTCGCCACGACGCTTGCTCCCTCGGACATGACCCTCGGCGGGATGCTGAAACACCTCGCACTCGTCGAGGACAACTGGCTTGTCGTGGTCTTCGCCGGCCAGCCGGATCCGGAACCGTGGGCGTCTGCTGGTGACGACGACCCCGACTGGGAGTGGCACAGCGCACATCTGGACAGCCCGACCGAGTTGCGCGAGCTGTATGACGCATCGGTGGCCCGGGCGGACACAGTGATCAGTGCAGCGCTCGCCGGTGGCGGCCTCGCGGCAGAATCACAGCGTCCGAGTCGTCATACGGGAGAACGCTTTTCGCTGCGCTGGATCCTGCTGCACCTCGTCGAGGAGTACGCCCGCCACAACGGTCACGCAGACCTGATCCGGCAGTCGATCGACGGGCAGGTCGGCGAATGA
- a CDS encoding xanthine dehydrogenase small subunit, which produces MEATVNGRCASLDAADPHTNALDWLRSQGLTGAKEGCAEGECGACSVLVAKPDSTGEGTTWVAVNSCLISALSLEGQEVVTSEGLGSADDLHPVQQEMASRGGSQCGYCTPGFICSMASEFYRDSRQACEHADAEHGPNGFDLHSLSGNLCRCTGYRPIRDAAYALGFPESGDALAARRTQPAPQAAPTRVSAAGATFVRPRDLDEALSLLAESPQAQLVAGATDWGVGVNLLRSRAETVIAIDRLPQLRELTETDEAVEIGAALTLSEIENRLDGSIPLLAKLFPQFASRLIRNGATLGGNIGTGSPIGDSPPVLLALEAEVILTSTSGDRSVPLADYFTGYRQTVRAPGEIIRALRLPKPLARLTDFHKIAKRRFDDISSVAIAYAVDVSDGIVTRAAIGLGGVAATPIRARATEAALLGQPWSAETVSAAAEAMSTEGTPMSDHRASDRYRRAVLGTSLPKFFESTMESVR; this is translated from the coding sequence ATGGAGGCGACTGTCAATGGCCGGTGCGCGTCCCTGGACGCTGCGGACCCACACACCAACGCTCTGGACTGGTTGCGCAGTCAGGGCCTGACCGGTGCCAAAGAGGGGTGTGCGGAGGGCGAATGCGGCGCCTGCTCGGTGCTCGTCGCCAAACCGGACAGCACGGGCGAGGGCACCACCTGGGTCGCGGTGAACTCCTGTCTCATCTCCGCGCTCAGCCTCGAAGGCCAGGAGGTCGTCACCTCTGAGGGCCTGGGCTCCGCCGACGACCTGCACCCTGTCCAACAGGAGATGGCCAGCCGCGGCGGTTCCCAATGTGGTTACTGCACACCGGGATTCATCTGCAGTATGGCGTCGGAGTTCTATCGCGACAGCCGTCAGGCATGCGAGCACGCCGATGCCGAGCATGGGCCAAACGGCTTCGACCTGCACTCGTTGTCGGGCAATCTGTGCCGGTGCACCGGGTACCGACCGATCCGCGATGCGGCATACGCCCTGGGCTTCCCCGAGTCCGGTGACGCACTCGCTGCCCGGCGGACCCAGCCGGCACCGCAAGCGGCACCGACCCGCGTCAGCGCCGCGGGTGCGACCTTCGTCCGCCCGCGCGACCTGGACGAAGCGCTCTCGCTGCTCGCCGAGAGCCCGCAGGCGCAACTGGTCGCCGGTGCTACCGACTGGGGAGTCGGCGTCAACCTGCTGCGCTCGCGCGCCGAGACCGTCATCGCGATCGACCGGTTGCCACAACTGCGCGAGTTGACCGAGACGGACGAGGCCGTCGAGATCGGCGCCGCACTGACCCTGAGTGAGATCGAGAACCGCCTCGACGGCTCGATTCCGTTGCTGGCCAAGCTCTTTCCGCAGTTTGCATCTCGCCTGATCCGCAACGGCGCCACCCTTGGTGGCAATATCGGCACCGGCTCTCCCATCGGCGATTCGCCGCCGGTGCTGCTGGCGTTGGAGGCCGAGGTGATCCTCACCAGCACCTCCGGCGATCGGTCGGTGCCTTTGGCGGACTATTTCACCGGCTACCGGCAGACCGTGCGCGCGCCAGGCGAGATCATCCGCGCGCTCCGCCTGCCCAAGCCGCTCGCCCGACTCACCGACTTCCACAAGATCGCCAAACGCCGGTTCGACGACATCTCGAGCGTCGCCATCGCGTATGCCGTCGACGTGAGCGATGGCATCGTGACGCGTGCGGCCATCGGTCTGGGTGGCGTGGCGGCCACTCCGATCCGGGCTCGTGCCACGGAGGCAGCGCTCCTCGGGCAGCCGTGGTCGGCCGAGACGGTGTCCGCTGCAGCCGAGGCCATGAGCACGGAGGGCACTCCGATGAGCGACCACCGCGCCAGCGACAGGTACCGCCGGGCAGTGCTGGGCACCAGCCTGCCGAAGTTCTTCGAGTCAACGATGGAGTCGGTGCGATGA
- a CDS encoding HhH-GPD-type base excision DNA repair protein yields the protein MTLCIAQDEHADAVLSDHPFALVVGMLLDQQFPMERAFQGPAKIADRFGSIDPVQIAAADEEAFVQLCVQPPAIHRYAGSMARRVMAVAAVVRDEYDGDTAAIWTTASDTRELLRRLMALPGFGEQKARIFAALLGKQLGVQSAGWREAIGPYAEVGSFRSVADVVDAESLQKVRDFKKSAKAAAKAAAQG from the coding sequence ATGACGCTCTGCATCGCGCAAGACGAGCACGCCGACGCCGTGCTGTCCGACCATCCGTTCGCGTTGGTCGTCGGGATGCTGCTCGATCAGCAGTTTCCGATGGAGCGCGCGTTTCAGGGACCGGCCAAGATCGCCGACCGCTTCGGATCCATCGACCCGGTCCAGATCGCCGCTGCCGACGAGGAGGCCTTCGTGCAGTTGTGCGTCCAGCCGCCGGCGATCCACCGGTATGCCGGGTCGATGGCTCGCCGGGTGATGGCCGTCGCGGCGGTCGTGCGCGATGAGTATGACGGTGACACCGCCGCCATCTGGACGACCGCGTCCGACACGCGAGAGCTGTTGAGGCGACTGATGGCGCTACCCGGTTTCGGTGAGCAGAAGGCGCGGATCTTCGCCGCGCTGCTCGGCAAGCAACTGGGTGTGCAGTCGGCGGGTTGGCGCGAGGCGATCGGGCCGTATGCCGAGGTCGGCAGCTTCCGGTCCGTCGCAGACGTCGTCGATGCCGAATCCCTGCAGAAGGTCAGGGATTTCAAGAAGTCGGCCAAGGCCGCGGCGAAGGCTGCCGCTCAAGGCTGA
- the uraD gene encoding 2-oxo-4-hydroxy-4-carboxy-5-ureidoimidazoline decarboxylase, with translation MTATATRRRAVHPVDEVLPPSKLAIYGFQHVLAFYAGAVIVPILLASSLKLSTEQLIHLINADLFTCGIASIIQSIGFWKVGVRLPLLQGVTFTAVSPMISIGLAAGGGVNGLLTIYGSVLVAGLVTLAIAPLFGKLVRFFPPVVTGSVITIIGLSLLPVAAGDAVTSANGKSDPTSVRNLCYAIGTVLLIVALQRIFRGFIATVAVLIGLVIGTVVAWSMGDAHFGSVGSSSWVGVTTPFHFGAPKFAVAACISMIIVMLITAVETTGDVFATAEIVDKRVDSSDVTRALRADGLATMIGGVLNSFPYTCFAENVGLVRLTRVKSRYVVATAGAFMIVLGLLPKAAAIVAGIPTPVLGGAGLAMFATVAVVGIQTLAKVDFQDHRNVIIVATSLGLAMFVTAEPGVAQTLPQWAQVFLGSGITIGSISAFVLYLVFHHLGSGLGPAVAGRPGDLIRLEQVNRMSRADFVSTFGELFEGPTSVVERAYDQRPFSTTHDLRRSFQEALFASDPGERTALLNAYPPLGEPATDEAHAASVDDQRSAGLTDLTAAERSELHELTSTYAERFGMPLVLCVRGETSVPTLMAHGWERLANSPAQEQAAAVVEVAKIAGHRFDRLVEDANPIPMSRTSHLRLNEASR, from the coding sequence ATGACCGCAACAGCTACCAGGCGCCGCGCCGTCCACCCGGTCGATGAGGTGTTGCCGCCCAGCAAACTCGCGATCTACGGATTCCAGCACGTGCTCGCGTTCTACGCCGGTGCCGTCATCGTGCCGATCCTGCTCGCCAGCAGCCTCAAGCTGAGCACGGAGCAGTTGATCCACCTGATCAATGCCGACCTGTTCACCTGCGGCATCGCCTCGATCATCCAGTCGATCGGATTCTGGAAGGTCGGCGTCCGGCTGCCGCTGCTGCAGGGCGTGACCTTCACTGCGGTGTCACCGATGATCTCCATCGGCCTCGCGGCCGGCGGCGGTGTCAACGGCCTCCTCACGATCTACGGGTCGGTGCTCGTCGCGGGCCTGGTCACCCTGGCGATCGCCCCATTGTTCGGCAAGCTGGTCCGCTTCTTCCCGCCCGTGGTCACCGGCTCGGTCATCACCATCATCGGCCTGTCGCTCTTGCCGGTCGCCGCCGGCGACGCGGTCACCAGCGCGAACGGCAAGTCCGACCCCACCTCGGTGCGCAATCTGTGTTATGCGATCGGCACCGTCCTGCTCATCGTCGCCCTGCAACGCATCTTCCGTGGGTTCATCGCCACGGTGGCGGTGCTCATCGGACTGGTCATCGGCACCGTGGTCGCCTGGTCGATGGGTGACGCGCACTTCGGTTCGGTCGGTTCGTCCAGCTGGGTCGGAGTCACCACCCCGTTCCATTTCGGAGCGCCGAAATTCGCGGTGGCAGCGTGTATCTCGATGATCATCGTCATGCTGATCACAGCGGTCGAAACCACCGGCGACGTCTTCGCCACCGCCGAGATCGTCGACAAGCGAGTCGACTCCAGCGACGTCACCCGCGCCCTCCGCGCCGACGGCCTCGCCACGATGATCGGCGGTGTCCTCAACTCTTTTCCCTACACCTGCTTCGCCGAGAACGTCGGTCTGGTGCGGCTGACCCGGGTCAAAAGTCGGTATGTCGTCGCCACCGCGGGCGCGTTCATGATCGTGCTGGGCCTGCTGCCCAAGGCGGCGGCAATCGTCGCAGGCATCCCGACGCCGGTGCTCGGTGGTGCCGGTCTGGCGATGTTCGCGACCGTGGCCGTGGTCGGCATACAAACCCTCGCCAAGGTCGATTTTCAGGACCACCGCAACGTGATCATCGTGGCCACCAGCCTGGGGCTGGCGATGTTTGTCACCGCCGAACCTGGTGTCGCGCAGACGCTTCCGCAGTGGGCCCAGGTCTTCCTCGGCAGCGGAATCACCATCGGCAGCATCAGCGCGTTCGTGCTGTACCTCGTCTTCCATCACCTTGGCTCCGGTCTCGGACCGGCAGTCGCCGGTCGTCCAGGCGACTTGATCCGTCTCGAGCAGGTCAACCGGATGAGCCGCGCCGACTTCGTGAGCACTTTCGGTGAACTCTTCGAGGGTCCGACCTCCGTCGTCGAACGGGCCTACGATCAAAGGCCGTTCAGCACCACGCACGACCTTCGACGCTCGTTCCAGGAAGCGCTCTTCGCGTCCGACCCGGGCGAGCGAACCGCCCTCCTCAACGCGTACCCTCCCCTGGGCGAGCCCGCCACCGACGAAGCACATGCTGCGTCCGTCGACGACCAGCGCTCGGCGGGCCTGACCGATCTGACCGCTGCCGAGCGCAGCGAACTCCACGAGCTGACGAGCACGTATGCCGAGCGTTTCGGCATGCCGCTGGTCCTGTGTGTGCGCGGTGAGACCTCCGTCCCGACGCTCATGGCGCACGGCTGGGAGCGGCTGGCGAACTCTCCGGCGCAGGAGCAGGCAGCGGCCGTTGTCGAGGTGGCCAAGATCGCCGGCCACCGGTTCGACCGGCTTGTCGAGGACGCCAACCCGATCCCGATGTCCCGCACCAGCCATCTGCGGCTGAACGAGGCGAGTCGATGA
- a CDS encoding MFS transporter, with translation MSITTAQDDATSARVSRPGISLTLICTAMFMLMLDLTIVAVALPDIQRDLGSNLSDLQWVVDAYTLPLAALLLTAATMGDRIGRRTMFSSGMAVFTLGSLMCALSVDPMMLNLMRGLQGIGAAMLFATTMPILGHAYPDLASRAKAVGIFGAVLASATAVGPLLGGAIVDHLGWKWIFAINVPIGIAAFVAARRYLPQSKAAVPRAADWIGTALLTVALAALVFGLIRGQSAGWSSAQILGAFAVSVLALIGFVIRAAVVDEPMVDLELFRRPGFVGIGLSGFVIAGTIVAATNYVGLYFVNSLGFSPFGAGLRFLPLSLAAFVAAPVTAQLGRQVPPVVTLPASLVTVAVGLLWASRIDAHSGWLALAPGLALAGVGLGASSAVMSAAALASVEPDRAGMATGVVNTLRQVGTAAGVAALGAVFTSNVRSRVTADLGVAQLPRQTVATISGAVESGAGKLVAAHAPAADRSMLANVAVDATAHGIHSILLIGGVVSTGSIVVVAGLLLLARRRGEGAAEKTHADQRVVAEIG, from the coding sequence ATGTCGATCACCACCGCGCAAGACGACGCCACGTCAGCACGGGTCTCGAGGCCGGGCATCTCGCTCACTCTCATCTGCACCGCGATGTTCATGCTCATGCTCGACCTCACGATCGTCGCGGTGGCCCTGCCCGACATCCAACGGGACCTGGGGTCGAATCTCAGCGACCTGCAATGGGTCGTCGACGCGTACACGCTGCCGCTGGCGGCGCTCCTGCTGACGGCCGCCACGATGGGCGATCGCATCGGTCGGCGCACGATGTTCAGCTCCGGCATGGCTGTCTTCACGCTCGGCTCGCTGATGTGCGCACTGTCGGTGGATCCGATGATGCTCAACCTGATGCGCGGGCTGCAGGGCATCGGCGCGGCCATGCTGTTCGCCACGACCATGCCGATCCTCGGTCACGCATACCCCGACCTGGCCTCCCGCGCGAAGGCGGTCGGCATCTTCGGCGCGGTGCTGGCGTCGGCGACGGCGGTCGGACCGCTGCTCGGCGGAGCGATCGTCGACCACCTCGGCTGGAAGTGGATCTTCGCGATCAACGTGCCGATCGGCATTGCCGCCTTCGTGGCGGCGCGCAGGTACCTGCCGCAGTCGAAGGCGGCGGTGCCGCGCGCCGCCGACTGGATCGGCACGGCACTGCTCACCGTGGCACTCGCCGCTCTGGTGTTCGGGCTGATCCGCGGGCAGAGTGCGGGGTGGTCATCGGCACAGATCCTCGGCGCCTTCGCGGTGAGCGTGCTGGCCCTGATCGGCTTCGTCATACGTGCTGCGGTCGTCGACGAACCGATGGTCGACCTCGAACTCTTTCGCCGACCCGGCTTCGTCGGCATCGGTCTGAGCGGCTTCGTGATCGCCGGAACGATCGTCGCCGCGACGAACTACGTGGGCCTGTATTTCGTGAACTCACTGGGCTTTTCGCCGTTCGGGGCCGGTCTGCGCTTCCTGCCGCTGAGTCTGGCGGCCTTCGTCGCTGCGCCGGTGACGGCTCAGCTCGGCCGCCAGGTACCGCCGGTGGTGACCCTGCCAGCCAGCCTCGTGACCGTCGCGGTGGGCCTGCTGTGGGCCTCGCGTATCGATGCCCACAGCGGCTGGCTGGCCCTCGCTCCGGGGCTCGCACTCGCCGGAGTCGGGCTCGGCGCATCGAGCGCGGTGATGTCGGCTGCGGCGCTGGCCTCCGTCGAACCAGACCGTGCAGGTATGGCGACCGGTGTCGTCAATACGCTTCGGCAGGTCGGCACGGCTGCGGGTGTTGCGGCTCTGGGCGCGGTGTTCACCTCGAACGTGCGCTCACGCGTCACGGCCGATCTCGGCGTGGCGCAACTGCCCCGCCAGACGGTCGCGACGATCTCGGGTGCGGTCGAATCGGGAGCAGGCAAACTCGTTGCGGCGCATGCGCCCGCGGCAGACCGCAGCATGCTGGCCAACGTCGCCGTCGACGCGACCGCTCACGGCATCCACTCGATCCTGCTGATCGGTGGAGTGGTCTCGACGGGGTCGATCGTGGTGGTGGCAGGGCTTCTGCTGCTCGCCCGTCGACGCGGTGAGGGTGCAGCGGAGAAAACACACGCGGATCAACGGGTGGTCGCTGAAATCGGATGA
- the xdhC gene encoding xanthine dehydrogenase accessory protein XdhC, with translation MHWINAIAHLRASGEAAVLVTVIETRGHAPQSPGAKMVVTTERTWGTVGGGNLEATAVQHAREQLQAADAATRTMRFDLNEHATTEHGTQCCGGVVTVLFEALRPSPSIAVFGLGHVGVELAALLARHDVRLHLVDSRASHAVWPSTIAPDPTADIVIHHAPVPEVTLGELPVGTHVVILTHDHSEDAALCDMALRCRHLGSVGLIGSSAKWRRFEKRLQDEGHSPEAVAGIRSPLGDRSIAGKDPAVVAVSIAAELLRITESERAPVGATR, from the coding sequence ATGCACTGGATCAACGCAATTGCGCACTTGCGCGCCAGCGGTGAAGCGGCCGTCCTGGTCACCGTCATCGAGACGCGCGGGCACGCTCCGCAGTCCCCTGGCGCGAAGATGGTCGTCACAACTGAGCGCACCTGGGGCACCGTCGGCGGGGGCAACCTCGAGGCGACCGCGGTGCAGCACGCGCGGGAGCAACTCCAAGCGGCCGATGCGGCCACGCGCACCATGCGCTTCGATCTGAACGAGCATGCAACCACGGAACACGGCACGCAGTGCTGCGGCGGTGTGGTGACCGTACTCTTCGAGGCGCTTCGCCCGTCACCGTCCATCGCGGTCTTCGGTCTCGGACACGTCGGCGTCGAACTCGCCGCGCTACTCGCCCGCCACGACGTCCGCCTGCACTTGGTGGACTCGCGCGCATCACACGCCGTGTGGCCGTCGACAATCGCTCCCGACCCGACCGCCGACATCGTCATACACCACGCGCCGGTGCCCGAAGTCACGCTCGGCGAGCTCCCCGTCGGCACACACGTGGTGATCCTCACCCATGATCACAGCGAGGACGCCGCATTGTGCGACATGGCACTGCGGTGCCGGCACCTCGGGTCCGTCGGACTGATCGGATCATCGGCGAAGTGGCGGCGTTTCGAGAAGCGGCTGCAGGACGAGGGTCACTCGCCGGAGGCGGTCGCCGGTATCCGTAGCCCGTTGGGCGACCGGTCGATCGCGGGCAAGGATCCCGCTGTGGTGGCCGTGTCGATCGCCGCCGAACTGCTGCGCATCACCGAGTCGGAGCGCGCACCTGTGGGGGCCACCCGATGA
- the xdhB gene encoding xanthine dehydrogenase molybdopterin binding subunit: MSSLSQRPMNPVVGQALSHEAADLHVTGAALYTDDLIERTRDVLHAWPVQSTHARATVTAIRTAPALEVPGVIRVLTGDDVPGVNDAGVKHDEPLFPTEVQFYGHAVCWVLAETLDAARQGAAAVEVDYEPLPAIVTVREAIAADQFQGAQPVMERGDLTTAFDSAAHVFSGEFEFKGQEHFYLETHAALALVDENQQIFVQSSTQHPSETQEIVAHVMGVASHEVTVQCLRMGGGFGGKEMQPHGFAAIAALGATLTGRPVRLRLNRTLDMTMSGKRHGFHADWRVGFDANNRITALDATLTSDAGWSLDLSEPVLARALCHIDNAYYVPNVRVAGRIARTNKTSQTAFRGFGGPQGMLVIEDIIGRCAPLLGVDATTLRHDNLYQPGQTTPYGQPVAQAERLGRAWNQLVDQADVSRRLREIEEFNATHRHTKRGMAITPVKFGISFNLTAFNQAGALVLIYKDGSVLINHGGTEMGQGLHTKMLQVAATALGVPLSTVRLAPTRTDKVPNTSATAASSGADLNGGAVKHACEQLRERLAVVAAQHFGVNPADVRFEAGVVSAIGSKAEPITWSDLTTRAYFQRVQLAASGYYRTEGLHWDSTAMQGEPFKYFAHGVSCTEVEVDGFTGSYRTRRVDIVHDVGDSLSPLVDIGQIEGGFVQGAGWMTLEELVWDESDRPTRGRLQTQAASTYKLPSFSEMPEEFHVSLLEQAHEEGAVYGSKAVGEPPLMLAFSVREALRHAAAAFGSPGASVNLGLPATPEAVFWAIESARAGHCGDDLRRDSNAVQPPRPDADAPAMHPLSEQMNEEHEPRQSMLEEPAKA; the protein is encoded by the coding sequence ATGAGTTCTCTTTCCCAACGCCCAATGAATCCGGTTGTCGGGCAAGCGCTTTCGCACGAGGCCGCCGACCTGCACGTCACGGGAGCGGCGCTCTACACCGACGACCTCATCGAACGCACCCGGGACGTGCTGCACGCATGGCCGGTCCAGTCGACGCATGCCCGCGCCACCGTCACCGCCATACGCACCGCACCTGCGCTCGAGGTGCCGGGCGTGATCCGGGTGCTGACCGGTGACGACGTCCCCGGCGTCAACGACGCGGGAGTCAAGCATGACGAGCCGTTGTTCCCGACCGAGGTGCAGTTCTATGGGCACGCCGTCTGCTGGGTGCTCGCCGAAACCCTTGACGCCGCACGGCAAGGCGCTGCCGCGGTCGAGGTCGACTACGAGCCCCTGCCGGCTATCGTCACAGTGCGTGAGGCGATCGCTGCCGACCAGTTCCAGGGCGCGCAGCCGGTCATGGAACGCGGTGACCTCACCACCGCCTTCGACTCCGCAGCTCACGTCTTCAGCGGCGAGTTCGAGTTCAAAGGCCAGGAGCACTTCTATCTCGAGACTCACGCTGCCCTGGCGCTCGTCGACGAGAACCAGCAGATCTTCGTCCAGAGCAGCACCCAGCACCCCAGCGAGACGCAGGAGATCGTCGCTCATGTCATGGGCGTCGCCTCACACGAGGTCACGGTGCAGTGTCTGCGCATGGGCGGCGGATTCGGTGGCAAGGAGATGCAACCCCACGGCTTCGCGGCCATCGCGGCGTTGGGTGCGACCTTGACCGGCCGACCCGTCCGTCTGCGCCTGAACCGCACCCTGGACATGACCATGAGCGGCAAACGCCATGGATTCCATGCGGATTGGCGGGTGGGCTTCGACGCGAACAACCGCATCACCGCGCTGGATGCGACGCTGACCTCTGACGCCGGCTGGAGTCTCGATCTGTCCGAGCCGGTGCTCGCCCGCGCGCTGTGTCACATCGACAACGCCTACTACGTTCCGAACGTGCGCGTCGCCGGCCGCATCGCCCGAACGAACAAGACGTCGCAGACGGCCTTCCGCGGGTTCGGCGGTCCGCAGGGGATGCTCGTCATCGAAGACATCATCGGTCGCTGCGCGCCCTTGCTGGGAGTCGACGCCACGACGCTGCGGCACGACAACCTTTACCAACCCGGCCAGACCACGCCGTACGGCCAGCCGGTCGCCCAGGCGGAACGCCTCGGCCGCGCATGGAACCAACTGGTCGATCAGGCGGACGTGTCACGTCGCCTGCGCGAGATCGAAGAATTCAACGCGACGCACCGCCATACCAAACGAGGTATGGCGATCACTCCGGTGAAGTTCGGCATCTCCTTCAACCTGACCGCTTTCAACCAGGCGGGCGCCCTTGTGCTCATCTACAAGGACGGCTCGGTGCTGATCAACCACGGCGGCACCGAGATGGGCCAGGGCTTGCACACAAAGATGCTGCAGGTCGCTGCGACCGCTCTCGGGGTCCCGCTGTCCACGGTCCGGCTGGCACCGACCCGCACCGACAAAGTCCCGAACACCTCTGCCACCGCTGCGAGTTCGGGTGCAGACCTCAACGGTGGAGCCGTCAAGCACGCCTGCGAGCAACTCCGCGAACGGCTGGCCGTCGTGGCGGCTCAGCACTTCGGTGTCAACCCGGCCGATGTGCGCTTCGAAGCCGGCGTGGTCTCGGCGATCGGCAGCAAGGCCGAGCCGATCACCTGGTCCGACCTCACCACGCGTGCGTACTTCCAGCGGGTTCAACTGGCCGCGTCGGGGTACTACCGCACCGAGGGTCTGCACTGGGACTCCACCGCCATGCAGGGCGAGCCCTTCAAGTATTTCGCGCACGGCGTCTCCTGCACGGAGGTGGAGGTCGACGGGTTCACCGGCAGCTACCGCACCCGTCGGGTCGACATCGTGCACGACGTCGGCGACAGCCTCTCCCCGCTGGTCGACATCGGTCAGATCGAAGGCGGCTTCGTGCAGGGCGCCGGCTGGATGACGCTCGAGGAACTCGTCTGGGACGAGAGCGACCGCCCGACCCGTGGTCGGCTGCAGACACAGGCGGCATCGACCTACAAACTGCCGAGCTTCTCGGAGATGCCCGAGGAGTTCCATGTTTCGCTGCTCGAGCAGGCACACGAGGAGGGTGCGGTCTACGGATCCAAGGCAGTCGGCGAGCCGCCGCTGATGCTGGCGTTCTCCGTCCGTGAGGCACTGCGTCACGCGGCCGCCGCCTTCGGCAGTCCGGGCGCCAGCGTGAACCTCGGCCTGCCGGCGACACCGGAGGCTGTCTTCTGGGCGATCGAATCCGCACGTGCCGGCCACTGTGGTGACGATCTGCGCCGTGACAGCAACGCTGTGCAGCCTCCGCGCCCGGATGCCGATGCCCCTGCGATGCACCCGCTGTCCGAGCAGATGAACGAGGAACACGAACCTCGGCAGTCCATGCTCGAAGAGCCCGCGAAGGCTTGA
- a CDS encoding GNAT family N-acetyltransferase: protein MTLIRTATAADWPAVWPIFQAVVAAGDTYAYPTDLTSDEARRLWLAEAPGATVVAVDDDGAVIGTAKMGPNRPGNGDHVGTASFMVAEAARGHGAGRAMGKYVVQWHRENGYHAIQFNAVVESNAAAVALWQSLGFRIIGTVPEAFRHPTDGLVGLHVMYLRLG from the coding sequence ATGACGTTGATTCGCACCGCAACTGCCGCCGACTGGCCCGCCGTCTGGCCGATCTTCCAAGCAGTTGTAGCCGCTGGTGACACCTACGCCTATCCCACGGATCTGACGTCGGACGAGGCACGACGGTTGTGGCTGGCCGAGGCGCCGGGCGCGACGGTGGTCGCAGTCGATGACGACGGCGCAGTGATCGGCACAGCGAAGATGGGACCGAATCGGCCCGGCAACGGTGACCACGTGGGCACAGCGAGTTTCATGGTCGCCGAGGCGGCTCGTGGACATGGCGCCGGAAGGGCAATGGGTAAGTACGTCGTGCAGTGGCATCGCGAAAATGGTTACCACGCGATCCAGTTCAACGCAGTTGTCGAGAGCAATGCCGCCGCGGTCGCACTGTGGCAGTCCCTCGGCTTCCGGATCATCGGCACGGTTCCCGAGGCATTCCGGCACCCCACGGACGGACTCGTGGGCTTGCACGTCATGTACCTGCGGCTGGGGTGA
- a CDS encoding TetR/AcrR family transcriptional regulator, which yields MTKRTPSARGEGGQLREDIVDTALQLVEELDDPWSLSLRAVARKLGIAATSIYLHFDSLESLLTAVKSKLWLQFGEQLAEAGHTTDDSPKDRLVELGLLYADFAEKRPGAFRTLFATSWNLDLPDGCDYIGQPEFELIVDTVRPVCTSDEDARERAIQLWCGIHGAVVLRSPLSKFPWPDLREQINALATRITS from the coding sequence ATGACGAAACGAACGCCGTCCGCGCGAGGCGAGGGTGGCCAGCTGCGCGAGGACATCGTGGACACAGCACTCCAACTCGTGGAGGAGCTCGACGATCCCTGGTCGCTGTCCCTTCGAGCTGTCGCCCGCAAGCTGGGAATTGCCGCCACGTCGATCTACCTGCACTTCGACTCGCTCGAATCGCTATTGACCGCAGTGAAATCCAAGCTCTGGCTGCAGTTCGGCGAGCAACTCGCGGAGGCGGGCCATACGACGGACGACTCCCCCAAGGATCGACTCGTCGAGCTCGGCCTGCTGTATGCCGACTTCGCCGAAAAGCGCCCCGGAGCTTTCCGGACACTCTTCGCGACGAGCTGGAACCTCGACCTGCCCGACGGCTGCGACTACATCGGCCAGCCCGAATTCGAACTCATCGTCGACACGGTCCGCCCGGTCTGCACCTCAGACGAGGACGCCCGCGAGCGCGCCATCCAGTTGTGGTGCGGGATCCACGGGGCCGTCGTGCTGCGCAGCCCGCTCAGCAAGTTCCCGTGGCCGGACCTGCGCGAACAGATCAACGCTCTCGCGACACGCATCACCAGTTGA